From the Streptosporangiales bacterium genome, one window contains:
- a CDS encoding PrsW family intramembrane metalloprotease: MSTPQAVSRALLEGRRPGRAPVSLIIALAVAGLALLAVMALWILSTVGIAIIFFFIALPTAVLYLSVMLWLDRLEPEPKLLLLVFLLWGMGASILLAGYLNSWSQEALWVPAFGKAIGSQLTASISAPVTEETLKALPLLFLLWRRKHELNGLTDAVVYGSTVALGFALVENVQYYMRSFFTGLEATENAVGAVVTTTMTILLRGVASPLCHPLFTVMTAVGVLYAANHRGVMRVFAVLGGWLAAMFLHALWNSGTTLAVLAGIPPTSLIGFGPLVPQYLFFMGLIAVWVWLLVKDRGKTIALIKTHLPQYAGTGAVTNADVEMLSSMSGRKAARRYVSRQYGKPAVRAMRNYQLAATELAIAHDRAIKGGSTAQQFEERRDGLLHVLTTSYQAAIGGPGVGAAPWQTGAPGVPGGPPQGPPPGGPGGPPQGPPPHGAPPPQAPPPQGAPPQGPPPGGPGGPGGPPQGPPPQGAPPPQGAPPQRSPQPPPPPIAPGTPPRQGPPPQAPPPPQGPPQDPQ, encoded by the coding sequence ATGAGTACGCCTCAGGCCGTTTCGCGTGCCCTGCTCGAGGGCCGCCGACCGGGACGTGCCCCGGTCTCGCTGATCATCGCGCTGGCCGTCGCCGGCCTCGCCCTGCTCGCCGTCATGGCGCTGTGGATCCTGAGCACCGTCGGCATCGCGATCATCTTCTTCTTCATCGCGCTGCCGACCGCCGTGCTGTACCTGTCGGTGATGCTGTGGCTGGACCGGTTGGAACCGGAACCGAAGCTGCTGCTGCTGGTGTTCCTGCTGTGGGGCATGGGCGCGTCGATCCTCCTCGCCGGCTACCTGAACTCGTGGTCGCAGGAGGCCCTCTGGGTGCCCGCGTTCGGCAAGGCGATCGGCAGCCAGCTCACCGCGTCGATCAGCGCGCCCGTCACCGAGGAGACGCTGAAGGCGCTGCCGCTGCTCTTCTTGCTGTGGCGGCGTAAGCACGAGCTGAACGGCCTCACCGACGCGGTCGTCTACGGCTCCACGGTCGCGCTCGGCTTCGCCCTGGTGGAGAACGTGCAGTACTACATGCGCAGCTTCTTCACCGGCCTGGAAGCCACCGAGAACGCCGTCGGCGCCGTCGTCACCACGACCATGACGATCCTGTTGCGCGGCGTCGCTTCGCCGCTGTGCCACCCGCTGTTCACGGTGATGACAGCCGTCGGCGTGCTGTACGCGGCGAACCACCGTGGTGTCATGCGCGTCTTCGCCGTACTCGGTGGCTGGTTGGCGGCCATGTTCCTGCACGCGCTGTGGAACAGCGGCACCACGCTCGCTGTGCTCGCAGGCATCCCGCCGACCTCGTTGATCGGCTTCGGCCCGCTGGTGCCGCAGTACCTGTTCTTCATGGGCCTGATCGCCGTGTGGGTCTGGCTGCTGGTCAAGGACCGCGGCAAGACCATCGCGCTGATCAAGACGCACCTGCCGCAGTACGCGGGCACCGGCGCGGTCACGAACGCCGACGTCGAGATGCTCAGCAGCATGTCCGGCCGGAAGGCCGCCCGCCGGTACGTCAGCAGGCAGTACGGCAAACCGGCGGTACGCGCCATGCGCAACTACCAGCTGGCCGCCACCGAACTGGCGATCGCACACGACCGCGCCATCAAGGGCGGCAGCACGGCACAGCAGTTCGAGGAACGCAGGGACGGCCTGCTGCACGTGCTGACCACCTCGTACCAGGCGGCCATAGGCGGCCCCGGCGTAGGCGCGGCCCCCTGGCAAACCGGCGCCCCGGGCGTCCCCGGCGGCCCGCCACAGGGCCCACCGCCGGGCGGTCCAGGCGGCCCACCGCAGGGTCCACCACCGCATGGTGCACCGCCGCCGCAAGCACCGCCACCGCAAGGTGCACCGCCGCAGGGCCCACCGCCGGGCGGTCCAGGCGGTCCAGGCGGCCCACCGCAGGGTCCACCACCGCAAGGTGCACCGCCGCCGCAGGGCGCGCCGCCGCAGCGGTCGCCTCAGCCACCGCCGCCGCCGATTGCGCCGGGCACGCCGCCGCGGCAGGGTCCGCCACCGCAGGCGCCACCACCGCCGCAGGGCCCACCGCAGGACCCGCAGTAA
- a CDS encoding TIM barrel protein, translating into MDVVLATGSVYPESTATAFEIASRLGFDGVEVMVSTDPVSQDVDALKRLSDYHEVAVRAIHAPCLLITQFVWGNDPWAKVERSIEAADALGSDVVVLHPPFRWQLDYARDFVGKVGRLQDTTEVALAVENMYPWRGPVGLSTGAYAPHWSPVDQDYANVTLDLSHAAVSHSNSLDMAKELGDRLAHVHLADGTGSKSDEHLVPGRGTQPCGEVLEYVASSSYRGMVVLELNTRKAESRADREADLAESLAFSRLHLAAAHDTDHTAWRRS; encoded by the coding sequence ATGGACGTCGTACTCGCGACCGGATCCGTCTACCCGGAGTCGACGGCGACGGCGTTCGAGATCGCCTCCAGGCTCGGTTTCGACGGCGTCGAGGTGATGGTGTCGACCGACCCGGTCAGCCAGGACGTCGACGCGCTGAAGCGGCTGTCCGACTACCACGAGGTGGCCGTACGAGCGATCCATGCGCCCTGCCTGTTGATCACCCAGTTCGTCTGGGGCAACGACCCGTGGGCGAAGGTGGAACGGTCGATCGAGGCGGCCGACGCCCTCGGCTCCGACGTGGTGGTGCTGCACCCGCCGTTCCGCTGGCAGCTCGACTACGCACGCGACTTCGTCGGCAAGGTCGGCCGGCTGCAGGACACGACCGAGGTGGCGTTGGCCGTGGAGAACATGTACCCGTGGCGTGGCCCGGTCGGGTTGAGCACCGGCGCGTACGCGCCGCACTGGTCGCCGGTCGACCAGGACTACGCGAACGTCACGCTGGACCTCTCGCACGCCGCCGTCTCGCACTCGAACTCGCTGGACATGGCGAAGGAGCTCGGTGACCGGCTGGCGCACGTCCACCTCGCCGACGGCACCGGCAGCAAGAGCGACGAGCACCTGGTGCCAGGCCGTGGCACCCAACCGTGCGGCGAGGTGCTCGAGTACGTGGCGTCGTCGTCGTACCGGGGCATGGTCGTGCTCGAGCTGAACACCAGGAAGGCGGAGAGCCGCGCCGACCGCGAGGCCGACCTCGCCGAGTCGCTGGCCTTCTCCCGCCTGCACCTCGCCGCCGCGCACGACACCGACCACACCGCCTGGCGCCGCAGCTAG